In the genome of Rhodoplanes sp. Z2-YC6860, one region contains:
- a CDS encoding O-antigen ligase family protein, with protein MPWSTTATWIFIGLWLFALIPILDGPGLRRVLAMPAGGLPVLLWLLALIGMLWATGVPMAERWGGLSSVFKFLAIPLLMFQFQRSSRASWVMIGFLASCGVLLILSWAIVLVPSLPMHWTRRDGFGVPVRDYIAQTGEFAACIFLLAGIALQAYRQQRRSLALVLSLAALLFLANLFVISTSRTGLVVIPLLLLLFLWRHVDRRRLLGALIATAVLGIAACLLSSNVRTSVTSLFDEVRGFNPNATIPTRAGERLEFWRKSIDFVVAAPILGHGTGSIPDQFRRAAVGQTGMASAASTNPHNQIFGVAIQLGLIGTAVVLAMWLAHLMLFRGGGLVAWAGLMVVAENVLSSLFNSHLFDFTQGWGYVLGVGVAAGAVLRQLSHSRAEKAP; from the coding sequence TTGCCGTGGTCGACAACCGCGACCTGGATTTTCATCGGGCTCTGGCTGTTTGCACTGATTCCAATTCTCGATGGACCGGGACTGCGGCGCGTCCTGGCCATGCCGGCCGGCGGACTTCCGGTTCTGCTCTGGCTGCTGGCGCTCATTGGAATGTTGTGGGCCACCGGCGTGCCAATGGCGGAGCGTTGGGGCGGGCTTTCATCGGTGTTCAAGTTCCTGGCGATTCCGCTGTTGATGTTCCAGTTTCAGCGATCAAGCCGCGCCTCATGGGTGATGATCGGGTTTCTGGCATCCTGCGGCGTTCTGCTCATCCTGTCCTGGGCGATCGTGCTCGTGCCGAGCTTGCCGATGCACTGGACGCGGCGCGATGGCTTTGGTGTTCCAGTGAGAGATTACATCGCGCAAACCGGAGAGTTCGCGGCTTGCATCTTCCTTCTTGCCGGCATCGCGTTGCAGGCCTACCGGCAGCAGCGGCGCTCGCTTGCGCTTGTGCTTTCGCTCGCGGCGTTGTTGTTTCTCGCCAACCTGTTCGTGATCTCGACAAGCCGTACCGGCCTCGTCGTCATTCCGTTGCTGCTGCTGCTTTTTCTGTGGCGCCATGTCGATCGGCGGCGACTGCTGGGCGCATTGATCGCCACGGCCGTGCTCGGAATAGCTGCATGCCTGCTGTCGTCCAATGTTCGCACCAGCGTCACAAGTCTGTTTGACGAAGTCCGCGGGTTCAACCCGAATGCCACCATACCCACGCGCGCAGGAGAGCGGCTGGAGTTCTGGCGGAAATCCATCGACTTCGTCGTCGCCGCGCCGATCCTGGGCCACGGCACTGGCTCGATTCCGGATCAGTTTCGCCGCGCAGCCGTTGGACAAACCGGCATGGCGAGTGCCGCATCGACCAATCCGCATAATCAGATCTTCGGTGTGGCCATTCAGCTGGGGCTGATTGGAACTGCCGTGGTGCTGGCCATGTGGCTTGCTCATCTCATGCTGTTCCGTGGCGGAGGCCTGGTCGCCTGGGCGGGGCTGATGGTGGTGGCGGAGAACGTCTTGAGCTCGCTGTTCAACTCGCACCTGTTCGATTTCACTCAAGGGTGGGGCTACGTCTTGGGGGTCGGCGTCGCCGCTGGCGCAGTCTTGCGACAGCTTTCACACAGCCGGGCCGAAAAAGCCCCATAA
- a CDS encoding polysaccharide biosynthesis protein, with protein sequence MNRLRRLTPRQWLIVLHDLLVTAAALAGTLVLRFEDQQLAARLQWLPTLLAGFLVLAAGVYFFVGLHESKWRFTSLTDLARIIRASAVLSIALLCLDYVLLAPNFYGTFFFGKITILLYFVIQTAFLSATRVAYRYFREVRTLKRARDAVPTLILGRAADVEVPLRAIESGAMSKIWPVGLLSPARSDRRVTVRGVPVLGGFDDLERVVALLRQRQTPVGRLILTPSAFDPGSGAESILMQARRLGLTINRMPSLDETGQTLQLAPVAVEDLLLRPSVKIDYTRLEKFLSGKSVVVTGGGGSIGAEICDRVATFGAARLLLVENSEPALYAALETLATKPSQTKIEGRLADVRDRERMIRLMKDFKPDIVFHAAALKHVPLLERDWGEGVKTNVFGSINVADAAVEAGVSAMVMISTDKAIEPVSVLGATKRFAEMYCQSLDADFARRGAAARAPRFLSVRFGNVLASNGSVVPKFKAQIEAGGPVTVTHPDMVRYFMTIREACDLVISASSHGLGPERTDVSVYVLNMGQPVKILDLAERIIRLSGLEPGRDIEIKFTGMRPGERLNEILFAREEANSDVGVSGVVAARPVSPPLDEMRAWLAKLEQALKREERAALYAVLRDAVPDFTGVAA encoded by the coding sequence ATGAACAGACTGCGGCGGCTCACCCCCCGGCAATGGCTGATCGTGCTCCATGATCTTCTGGTCACGGCAGCCGCGCTTGCCGGAACGCTGGTCCTGCGTTTTGAGGACCAGCAGCTTGCGGCCCGGCTTCAATGGCTGCCGACGCTTCTGGCCGGGTTCCTGGTGCTGGCCGCTGGCGTCTATTTTTTCGTCGGGCTCCACGAGTCGAAGTGGCGATTCACCTCGCTGACCGATCTGGCGCGCATCATCCGCGCGTCGGCGGTTCTGTCGATCGCGCTGCTCTGCCTCGACTACGTGCTGCTCGCACCGAACTTCTACGGCACGTTCTTCTTCGGCAAGATCACGATCCTGCTTTATTTCGTGATCCAGACCGCGTTCCTGAGCGCGACGCGGGTGGCTTACCGGTATTTCCGTGAGGTGCGCACGCTCAAGCGGGCGCGCGATGCGGTTCCGACGCTGATCCTCGGCCGCGCCGCCGACGTCGAGGTGCCGTTGCGCGCCATCGAAAGCGGCGCGATGTCGAAGATCTGGCCGGTCGGCCTGTTGTCGCCGGCGCGCTCGGATCGCCGCGTCACGGTGCGCGGCGTACCGGTGCTCGGCGGCTTCGACGACCTCGAACGCGTGGTGGCGCTCCTTCGTCAACGTCAGACACCGGTCGGCCGTCTGATCCTGACACCGTCGGCGTTCGATCCGGGCAGCGGCGCGGAGTCGATCCTGATGCAGGCGCGGCGGCTCGGCCTCACCATCAACCGGATGCCGTCGCTCGACGAAACCGGGCAGACCCTGCAACTCGCGCCGGTCGCGGTCGAAGACCTCTTGCTGCGGCCGAGCGTGAAGATCGATTACACGCGGCTCGAAAAGTTTCTCTCCGGCAAGTCTGTGGTCGTCACCGGCGGCGGCGGTTCGATCGGCGCAGAGATCTGCGATCGCGTCGCGACCTTCGGCGCGGCGCGGTTGCTGCTCGTGGAGAATTCCGAGCCCGCGCTTTACGCCGCGCTTGAAACGCTCGCGACCAAGCCGTCGCAGACCAAGATCGAGGGCCGCCTCGCCGACGTGCGCGATCGTGAGCGCATGATCCGGCTGATGAAGGATTTCAAGCCGGACATCGTGTTCCATGCCGCGGCGCTGAAACACGTGCCGTTGCTGGAGCGGGATTGGGGCGAGGGCGTCAAGACCAACGTGTTCGGCTCGATCAATGTGGCAGATGCCGCAGTCGAAGCGGGCGTGTCGGCCATGGTCATGATCTCGACCGACAAGGCGATCGAGCCGGTGTCGGTGCTGGGTGCGACCAAGCGCTTCGCCGAGATGTATTGCCAGTCGCTCGATGCCGACTTCGCACGGCGCGGTGCAGCGGCGCGCGCGCCGCGCTTTCTCTCGGTGCGGTTCGGCAATGTGCTCGCCTCCAATGGTTCCGTGGTGCCCAAGTTCAAGGCGCAGATCGAAGCCGGCGGGCCGGTGACGGTGACGCATCCGGACATGGTCCGCTACTTCATGACGATCCGCGAGGCTTGCGATCTCGTGATCTCGGCGTCGAGCCACGGGCTTGGGCCCGAGCGCACGGACGTGTCGGTCTATGTGCTCAACATGGGCCAGCCGGTGAAGATCCTCGATCTCGCGGAGCGGATCATCCGGTTGTCCGGTCTGGAGCCCGGACGCGACATCGAAATCAAGTTCACCGGAATGCGGCCCGGTGAGCGCCTCAACGAAATCCTGTTCGCGCGCGAAGAGGCCAATTCGGATGTCGGTGTGAGCGGCGTGGTTGCGGCGCGGCCCGTGAGCCCGCCGCTCGACGAGATGCGGGCATGGCTTGCGAAGCTTGAGCAGGCGCTCAAGCGCGAGGAACGCGCTGCGCTTTACGCGGTGCTGCGCGACGCGGTGCCGGATTTCACCGGCGTTGCCGCTTGA
- a CDS encoding MraY family glycosyltransferase: protein MNGLGFGLVVALAASISAGVILALLPLLHRYALAHPNARSSHRRATPQGAGLAVIVATLLVAAIAVAAGLRDAPFEPSSVWLVFAATTFIAIVGAVDDILTVEVGPRLLMQAFAVALMIAALPSELRVLPMLPWWVERALLLLASLWFVNLTNFMDGIDWMTIAEFVPMALGLALIGLLGALPLHGVVVALALCGGLIGFAPFNKPVARIFLGDVGSLPIGLISAWLLLLAAGHGHLAAALVMPLYYLADATLTLFRRAMRGEKVWQAHRTHFYQRATDHGWSVPDIVAHVFGINALLVVLATISVLWPGKLGASIAIVGGAAAVAWLLYRFSSPRSKQP, encoded by the coding sequence ATGAACGGGTTGGGATTTGGTCTCGTCGTGGCCTTGGCGGCTTCGATCAGCGCCGGTGTCATCCTGGCGCTGCTGCCGCTGCTGCATCGCTACGCCTTGGCGCATCCGAACGCGCGCTCCTCGCATCGCCGGGCCACCCCGCAAGGCGCAGGTCTTGCGGTGATCGTTGCAACGCTGCTGGTGGCCGCGATCGCGGTGGCCGCGGGGCTGCGCGACGCGCCGTTCGAGCCGTCGTCGGTCTGGCTCGTGTTCGCCGCGACCACCTTCATCGCCATCGTCGGCGCGGTCGACGACATTCTCACCGTCGAAGTCGGCCCGCGATTGCTGATGCAGGCATTCGCGGTGGCGCTGATGATCGCGGCTCTACCGTCCGAACTTCGCGTGCTGCCGATGCTGCCCTGGTGGGTCGAGCGCGCGCTGCTGCTGTTGGCGTCGCTGTGGTTCGTCAATCTGACGAACTTCATGGACGGCATCGACTGGATGACCATCGCCGAATTCGTGCCGATGGCGCTCGGCCTTGCGCTGATCGGGCTCCTCGGCGCGCTGCCGCTTCATGGTGTCGTGGTGGCGCTCGCGCTGTGCGGCGGGCTGATCGGTTTTGCGCCGTTCAACAAGCCGGTGGCGCGGATTTTTCTCGGCGATGTCGGCAGCCTGCCGATTGGCCTGATCTCCGCCTGGCTTCTGCTGCTCGCCGCCGGCCACGGCCATCTCGCGGCAGCCCTGGTGATGCCGCTCTATTATCTGGCTGACGCGACGCTGACGCTGTTCCGGCGCGCCATGCGCGGTGAAAAGGTCTGGCAGGCGCATCGCACGCATTTCTACCAGCGCGCCACCGACCATGGCTGGAGCGTGCCGGATATCGTGGCCCATGTGTTCGGCATCAACGCGCTGCTGGTGGTGCTCGCAACCATCAGTGTGCTGTGGCCGGGCAAACTCGGCGCGTCGATTGCGATCGTCGGCGGCGCAGCCGCGGTCGCCTGGCTGCTGTATCGCTTCTCCAGCCCGAGATCGAAACAGCCATGA
- a CDS encoding KpsF/GutQ family sugar-phosphate isomerase, translating to MSKTNVQDRKKPGKPHAFIDSALRTLDAGASGVTAIGTAMRGELGNTFIAAVDRIRAAKGRVIVTGMGKSGHVARKIAATLASTGTPAFFVHPGEASHGDLGMITPDDVIMALSWSGETAELKDLIDYSRRFRIGLIAITSQASSTLGKEADVALVLPEAREACPHNLAPTTSSLMQLAIGDALAIALLESRGFTAIDFGLLHPGGRLGALLKFARDVMRSGDAVPLVELGTKMSEGLFVMTSKGLGCIGITGRGGKLAGIITDGDLRRHMRADLLDATVDEIMTRNPKTVRPDQLVSETIELLNAMKITALFVIEGGKPVGIVHIHDLLRAGAA from the coding sequence ATGTCAAAAACCAACGTCCAAGACCGCAAAAAGCCGGGCAAGCCCCACGCTTTCATCGATTCCGCGCTGCGCACGCTGGACGCCGGCGCGAGCGGCGTCACTGCGATCGGCACCGCCATGCGGGGCGAGCTGGGCAACACCTTTATTGCCGCGGTCGACCGCATTCGCGCCGCTAAGGGCCGGGTGATCGTCACCGGCATGGGCAAGTCCGGTCATGTCGCCCGCAAGATTGCGGCGACGCTGGCCTCGACTGGAACTCCGGCCTTCTTCGTGCATCCGGGCGAAGCAAGCCACGGCGATCTCGGCATGATCACGCCGGATGACGTCATCATGGCGTTGTCCTGGTCGGGCGAGACCGCCGAACTGAAGGACCTGATCGACTATTCGCGGCGCTTCCGCATCGGCCTGATTGCGATCACCTCGCAGGCTTCGAGCACGCTCGGCAAGGAGGCCGACGTGGCGCTGGTGCTGCCGGAGGCGCGCGAGGCGTGCCCGCACAATCTCGCACCCACCACGTCGTCGCTGATGCAGCTTGCGATCGGTGACGCGCTTGCCATTGCGCTCCTGGAAAGCCGCGGCTTCACCGCCATCGACTTCGGCCTCTTGCATCCCGGCGGCCGGCTCGGCGCGCTTTTGAAGTTCGCCCGTGACGTGATGCGGAGCGGCGACGCGGTGCCGCTGGTCGAACTCGGCACCAAGATGTCCGAAGGACTGTTCGTGATGACGAGCAAGGGCCTCGGCTGCATCGGCATCACCGGCCGCGGCGGCAAGCTTGCCGGCATCATCACTGACGGCGATCTGCGCCGGCACATGCGCGCCGATCTGCTCGACGCCACCGTCGATGAGATCATGACTCGCAATCCGAAGACCGTGCGGCCCGATCAGCTTGTCAGCGAGACGATCGAGTTGCTCAATGCGATGAAGATCACCGCGCTTTTCGTCATTGAGGGCGGCAAGCCGGTCGGCATCGTGCATATCCACGATCTGCTGCGCGCCGGCGCGGCCTAG
- a CDS encoding SGNH/GDSL hydrolase family protein translates to MKFWHSSRRTYLTLGLMFVYGAALYFLFDFAYSELTFQHEPLGRGSHPVFNHTLLANFDGYDTWGHLRSRLITNSLGFRDSQVRDVTASRETSKRIVLIGDSFTEGVGSAFDVSFAGLLEHAGRMRSDPIEFLNAGVLSYSPVVYYRKTKFLIEAGLQFDELVVFIDISDIHDEATTYFCIDDHPQYRRFCHDESPAQVSPPNLADIGGIPVAHQKRLKDHFLVTTQLNEMIAAVTTKSEAQTKRFLTQQYRRAAWTQPDFDGGNYYAPLGIEGGISRALANMQSLADLLRARGISLTVVVYPWSFQLAHDDRESRQVRIWKTFCETNCKAFINLFDAFFAEKDARTHWYEELFIPRDLHYSTLGNRIFYDAVARRLL, encoded by the coding sequence ATGAAGTTCTGGCACAGCTCAAGACGAACATACCTGACGCTCGGTTTGATGTTCGTCTATGGGGCAGCGCTGTATTTCCTGTTCGATTTTGCCTATTCCGAACTGACCTTTCAGCACGAGCCGCTCGGACGTGGCAGTCATCCTGTTTTCAATCACACCCTGCTGGCCAACTTCGACGGCTACGACACCTGGGGGCATCTGCGCAGCAGGCTGATCACCAACAGTCTCGGCTTCAGGGACAGCCAGGTTCGGGATGTGACGGCGAGCCGCGAAACTTCGAAGCGCATCGTGCTCATCGGTGATTCCTTCACCGAAGGCGTTGGTTCGGCTTTCGACGTAAGCTTTGCCGGTCTGTTGGAGCACGCGGGCCGGATGCGATCCGATCCGATCGAATTCCTGAATGCCGGCGTGTTGTCTTATTCGCCTGTCGTCTATTACCGGAAAACCAAATTTCTGATCGAAGCAGGGCTTCAGTTCGACGAGTTGGTCGTCTTCATCGATATCTCAGACATCCACGATGAAGCGACGACCTATTTCTGCATCGACGATCACCCGCAGTATCGCCGCTTTTGCCATGATGAAAGCCCCGCCCAGGTTTCGCCTCCGAATCTTGCCGACATAGGCGGCATCCCTGTCGCCCATCAGAAGCGCCTCAAAGACCATTTTCTCGTCACCACGCAACTGAACGAGATGATCGCGGCGGTGACAACCAAGTCGGAGGCGCAGACCAAGCGGTTCCTGACGCAGCAGTACCGGCGTGCGGCTTGGACGCAGCCGGATTTCGACGGCGGCAACTACTATGCGCCGCTCGGGATCGAAGGCGGCATTTCCCGTGCGCTGGCCAACATGCAATCGCTGGCCGATCTGCTGCGCGCCCGAGGCATCTCGCTCACCGTTGTTGTCTATCCGTGGTCGTTCCAGCTCGCCCACGACGACCGCGAGAGCCGCCAGGTCAGAATTTGGAAGACGTTCTGCGAGACGAATTGCAAGGCTTTCATCAATCTGTTCGATGCCTTCTTTGCCGAGAAAGACGCCCGCACCCATTGGTACGAGGAACTGTTCATTCCGCGGGACCTGCACTATTCGACGCTGGGCAACCGAATATTTTACGACGCGGTCGCCAGGCGCCTGCTTTGA
- a CDS encoding outer membrane protein — MKALLGVILSSVVLSTAASAADLPVKAFPRAPYEADRWIGFYAGVNGGWGDPQGIDISATNSGTGGGNNFGPKLRSTLTNAIPTNADTDPKGAIFGGQVGYNWRIAPRWLAGIETDIQWSDINGSAQVTGSARASGPTMSATATVNAKQEMPWFGTLRGRLGFNAMPNLLVYGTGGLAYGNVSSSTSITEQCFNVCSPVPRNSFGTASDTRVGWAAGAGAEWAIDNRWSVKGEYLYVDLGELSYTNNGAMRINGSQSIVNTTSTAHFQNNIGRVGVNMKF; from the coding sequence GTGAAAGCATTATTGGGTGTCATACTTTCTAGCGTCGTTTTGAGCACCGCGGCATCGGCGGCTGATTTGCCGGTCAAGGCGTTTCCGAGGGCCCCGTACGAGGCCGATCGTTGGATCGGGTTCTATGCCGGTGTCAACGGCGGTTGGGGCGACCCGCAAGGCATCGACATCTCGGCGACGAACAGCGGCACTGGCGGAGGTAACAACTTCGGACCGAAGCTGCGCTCAACCCTGACCAACGCCATTCCGACCAACGCAGATACTGATCCGAAGGGTGCGATCTTCGGCGGCCAGGTCGGCTACAACTGGCGCATTGCCCCGAGGTGGCTGGCTGGCATCGAAACCGACATTCAGTGGTCGGACATCAACGGATCGGCCCAGGTCACAGGCAGCGCTCGGGCGAGCGGCCCGACGATGTCGGCAACTGCGACCGTCAACGCCAAGCAGGAGATGCCTTGGTTTGGCACGCTGCGCGGCCGGCTTGGCTTCAACGCGATGCCGAACCTGCTCGTCTACGGCACCGGCGGATTGGCTTACGGGAACGTGTCCAGCAGCACGTCGATCACGGAGCAATGCTTCAACGTTTGTAGCCCCGTCCCCCGGAACAGCTTCGGCACCGCGTCGGACACGCGCGTTGGCTGGGCCGCCGGCGCTGGCGCCGAGTGGGCCATCGACAATCGCTGGTCGGTCAAGGGCGAGTACCTCTACGTCGACCTCGGCGAGTTGAGCTACACCAACAACGGCGCGATGCGCATCAACGGCAGCCAGTCGATCGTGAACACCACGTCGACCGCGCACTTCCAGAACAACATCGGCCGCGTTGGCGTGAACATGAAGTTCTGA
- a CDS encoding glycosyltransferase family 4 protein — protein MRLLYVVTEDWYFLSHRLPMARAARDAGFDVHVATRVVDGAQAIEAEGFTLHPVSFARGRLDPFATLRTIRELRTVYRSVAPDVAHHVSLQSAVLGSLAALGRRVACVNALTGLGYTYTSGGAKALLLRPVLSALLRFLLNRPRQIVLVQNPDDFEGIRSLGIAAERIVTIPGSGVDTDALKPAPEPAGPVTMTFVGRLLADKGIHTLIRAQRRVRANGINVELLIAGTPDPANPASVTEQEAAAFGGEPGNTWLGHVKDIAGLWARSHIAVLPSRREGLPKSLLEAAACGRPMIATDVPGCREIVRPGETGILVPYDDDAALAEAVAKLAASPALRTQFGATARKFAVERFSAEAIGRQTVDLYRRIVG, from the coding sequence TTGCGCCTGCTCTATGTCGTCACCGAGGACTGGTACTTCCTCTCACACCGCCTGCCGATGGCCCGCGCGGCGCGCGATGCCGGCTTCGATGTGCACGTGGCGACGCGCGTGGTCGATGGCGCGCAGGCCATCGAAGCCGAAGGCTTCACGCTGCATCCGGTGTCGTTCGCGCGCGGCCGGCTCGATCCGTTCGCGACGCTCCGCACCATCCGCGAACTGCGCACCGTCTATCGCAGCGTTGCGCCGGACGTCGCCCATCACGTCTCGCTGCAGTCGGCGGTGCTGGGCTCGCTTGCGGCGCTTGGCCGGCGCGTCGCCTGCGTCAATGCGCTGACGGGGCTCGGCTACACTTACACGTCGGGTGGCGCCAAGGCGCTGCTGCTACGCCCGGTGCTGAGTGCCCTGCTCCGCTTCCTGCTCAATCGTCCGCGCCAGATCGTGCTGGTGCAGAATCCCGACGACTTCGAGGGCATACGCTCGCTTGGCATCGCAGCCGAGCGCATCGTCACCATTCCAGGCTCCGGCGTCGACACCGACGCACTCAAGCCTGCGCCAGAGCCGGCGGGCCCGGTCACGATGACCTTCGTCGGCCGCCTGCTCGCCGACAAAGGCATCCACACGCTCATTCGCGCGCAACGCCGCGTGCGCGCGAACGGCATCAACGTCGAGCTCTTGATTGCCGGCACGCCCGACCCCGCCAATCCGGCCTCGGTGACCGAGCAGGAGGCCGCCGCGTTCGGCGGCGAACCGGGCAACACCTGGCTCGGCCATGTGAAAGACATCGCGGGTCTCTGGGCGCGTTCGCACATCGCGGTGTTGCCGTCGCGGCGCGAGGGCCTGCCGAAGAGCCTTCTCGAAGCCGCGGCCTGCGGCCGCCCGATGATCGCAACCGACGTGCCCGGCTGCCGGGAGATCGTGCGGCCCGGCGAGACCGGCATTCTGGTCCCCTATGACGATGACGCAGCGCTGGCCGAAGCCGTCGCCAAGCTCGCCGCTTCCCCAGCGCTTCGCACGCAATTCGGAGCAACGGCGCGGAAATTCGCGGTCGAACGTTTCTCGGCGGAAGCAATCGGCCGGCAGACAGTTGATCTCTATCGCCGGATCGTGGGATGA
- a CDS encoding NAD-dependent epimerase/dehydratase family protein: protein MTRILVTGASGFVGRALVEGLANAGHTVRAAMRQPADVFPRSVEVVAVSDLTRPVEWRALLNRMETVVHLAGIAHAGPGIAEEAYDRVNRLATAELAAAAKAAGIHHLVFVSSIRAQSGPSATGALHENDAPRPTDAYGRSKLAAEDAVRAAGVPHTILRPVLIYGHGVKGNLARLIDIARTPWPLPFGLCHNRRSLLARQNLIEAIHIALQTDAAKNQTYIVADPTPLSLAEIVGALRAGIGRSPFLMPVPPALIGLAAGAMGRNEEWQRVGGGLIADPSKLIAAGWTPSVETKAGLAAMAHVS from the coding sequence ATGACGCGCATCCTCGTCACCGGCGCTTCGGGTTTCGTCGGCCGTGCGCTGGTCGAGGGTCTTGCGAACGCGGGTCACACCGTGCGCGCGGCCATGCGCCAGCCCGCCGATGTGTTTCCGCGCTCGGTCGAGGTCGTCGCGGTGTCCGACCTGACGCGGCCGGTCGAATGGCGCGCCCTGCTCAATCGCATGGAGACCGTGGTGCATCTCGCCGGCATTGCGCATGCCGGCCCGGGCATCGCCGAGGAGGCCTATGACCGCGTCAATCGTCTCGCCACCGCCGAGCTTGCGGCGGCCGCCAAGGCTGCCGGCATCCATCATCTGGTGTTCGTCTCGTCGATCCGGGCGCAGAGCGGACCGTCGGCCACCGGCGCTCTTCACGAAAACGATGCGCCGCGACCGACCGACGCCTATGGCCGCTCCAAGCTCGCCGCCGAGGATGCGGTCCGCGCCGCGGGCGTGCCGCACACCATCCTGCGGCCGGTGTTGATCTACGGCCACGGCGTAAAGGGCAATCTCGCCCGTCTGATCGATATCGCGCGTACGCCCTGGCCGCTGCCCTTCGGGCTCTGCCACAACCGCCGTTCGCTCCTGGCGCGGCAAAACCTCATCGAGGCGATCCACATTGCCTTGCAGACCGACGCCGCCAAAAACCAGACCTATATCGTCGCCGACCCCACGCCGCTGTCGCTCGCCGAGATCGTCGGGGCGTTGCGCGCAGGCATCGGCCGCTCGCCGTTTCTGATGCCGGTGCCGCCCGCGCTGATCGGCCTTGCGGCCGGCGCCATGGGCCGCAACGAAGAATGGCAGCGCGTCGGCGGCGGTCTGATTGCCGATCCGTCAAAGCTCATCGCCGCCGGCTGGACACCCAGCGTCGAGACCAAGGCCGGTTTGGCCGCGATGGCGCATGTGTCTTGA
- a CDS encoding class I SAM-dependent methyltransferase, producing the protein MTEIAFDKYATKGGYHWVEYFGPLHRINAATRARYDGIVAALRANGIGKSSRVLDVGCGDAALTGLIATEFGAQVEGIDTTPLSIDLAKSEFAKRSLKGEFRLIDGYKYPYPADSFDAVVCSDVIEHVAMPDLMLREMWRVLKPSGVLVVTTPARYTEAPLDPMHVQEWFAGDFKKFCEAALGTRVDLRVSHPIAVAELYALPTMLGRVVRLSVNLLAKLGTNAFSRPAGFRAFSAQMVVAVKHAGRPS; encoded by the coding sequence ATGACCGAAATCGCGTTCGACAAATACGCGACCAAAGGCGGCTACCATTGGGTGGAGTATTTCGGCCCGCTCCATCGCATCAACGCCGCGACCCGCGCGCGTTACGACGGGATCGTTGCGGCGCTTCGCGCGAACGGCATCGGCAAGTCGTCGCGGGTACTCGATGTCGGCTGCGGCGACGCGGCGCTGACAGGCCTGATTGCGACGGAGTTCGGCGCGCAGGTCGAAGGCATCGACACCACGCCGCTCTCCATCGATCTCGCCAAGAGCGAATTCGCGAAGCGGAGCCTCAAAGGCGAGTTCCGCCTGATCGATGGCTACAAGTATCCTTATCCGGCGGATAGCTTTGACGCGGTGGTGTGTTCAGACGTGATCGAACACGTGGCGATGCCGGATCTCATGCTGCGCGAGATGTGGCGCGTGCTGAAGCCATCCGGCGTGCTCGTCGTCACCACGCCGGCCCGCTACACCGAGGCGCCGCTCGATCCGATGCATGTCCAGGAGTGGTTTGCTGGGGACTTCAAGAAATTCTGTGAAGCCGCGCTCGGCACACGGGTCGATTTGCGCGTGAGCCATCCCATTGCGGTCGCCGAGCTTTACGCGCTGCCGACGATGCTCGGGCGCGTGGTGCGACTGTCGGTCAATCTTCTGGCCAAGCTCGGCACCAATGCTTTTTCTCGGCCCGCGGGCTTCCGCGCGTTCTCGGCCCAGATGGTCGTGGCGGTCAAACATGCCGGCAGGCCGTCATGA